ACCACCGGTGATCCCGCGGGCATCGGCCCGGATGTGATACTCACGAGCTGGCTTCGGCGCCGCGAGACCGGCTTGCCGGCCTTCTACGTGCTTGGCGACCCCGACCAGATGAAAACGCGGGCCGGGCTTCTCGACCTTGATGTGCCGGTGGCCGTCTGTTCGCCCGGAGAAGCCGTCGCTCTCTATCCGGACGCCCTGCCCGTCGTCCCTCTCAGGAACCGTCTCGCACACCCGGCCGGAGTGCCGGACAGGATCAACGCACCGGGAATCGTCGAGTCCATCGACCGCGCCGTTGCGGATGTCATCGCCGGTCGCGCGGCAGGTGTCGTCACCGCGCCAATCGCAAAAAAGCCGCTCTACGAGGCGGGCTTCGGTTATCCGGGCCATACCGAGTATCTCGCCGCGCTCGCGGAACAGCACTTCGGGCGGCGAACCATGCCGGTCATGATGCTGGCGGGACCGAAGCTGCGCGCGGTTCCTGTGACGATCCACATTCCCTTGCGCGCAGTCTTCGACACACTGACGACCGACCTGATTGTCGAAACCTGCCGGATCGTCGCCGGCGACCTGGAACACCGCTTCGGTATAGCGGAGCCCCGACTGGCACTCGCCGGGCTAAATCCGCATGCCGGAGAAGGCGGCGCACTGGGCCGCGAAGATGAAGACATCGTGCAGCCCGCGGTAGAAGCGCTGCGGGCGGAAGGCATCGCCGCCCGGGGTCCGCTGCCCGCCGACACCATGTTCCACGATCGCGCTCGTGAAACCTACGACGCGGCGATCTGCATGTATCATGACCAGGCGCTCATCCCGGCCAAGGCGCTCGGCTTCGACGACAGTGTCAACGTCACGCTGGGATTGCCCTTCATCAGAACATCGCCGGACCACGGCACGGCATTCGAAATCGCGGGCAGCGGGAAAGCGTTGCCCGACAGTTTCATGGCGGCCCTGCGCATGGCGGCAATTATGGCCGAACACGAAAGCCGGACGAAAACCGCGTGACCGAAACCGATTCCGATAAACTCGCCGTCGACGGCCTACCCCCGCTGCGCGCCGTCGTGGAGCGGCACGGGCTGGCGACGAAGAAGGCGCTCGGCCAAAATTTCTTGCTGGACCTCAACCTGACGGGACGCATTGCACGCGCGGCGGGAAGCATGGAGAAACATACTGTCATCGAGGTCGGCCCCGGACCGGGCGGGCTGACTCGAGCGCTGCTGATGCACGGTGCCCACAAGGTCGTCGTCATCGAGCGTGACGACCGCTGTCTGCCCGCGCTAGAGGAAATTGCGGCGCACTATCCCGGCCGTATCGAGATCATCCAAGGCGATGCTCTGAAAACCGATTTCACCGCGCTGGCGAACAAGGGGCCGGTCAAGATCGTCGCCAACCTGCCCTACAATGTCGGCACGCAGCTTCTCGTCGGCTGGCTGGAGGCGGAGCCATGGCCGCCCTATTTTGAATCGTTGACCCTGATGTTCCAGCGCGAGGTCGCCGAGCGGATCGTCGCCGCCGCGGGTGACAGCGCCTATGGACGACTCGGGGTGCTGGCCGGCTGGCGCACGCGCGCGGAGATCCGGTTCGACGTTCCGCCGCAGGCATTCTGGCCGCCGCCGAAGGTCACCTCCTCGGTGGTCCACCTCGTGCCGCGCTCGGATCCCCTCCCCGCAGACGGCAAACGCCTGTCGCTGGTGACGCAGCACGCCTTCGGCCAACGCCGCAAGATGCTGCGCCAGAGCCTGAAGCCGCTCGGCGGCCAGACACTTCTCGATGCCGCCGGCATCGACGGTACGCGCCGGGCCGAGACACTGTCGATCGAGGAATTCTGCCGGTTGGCGAATACGCGCGTCTAGATTTCCTCGCGAAGGAGCCCGTCGACGAATTCGAACAGACCCGGACGGCGGTCGCGCCGCAGCCGCTCCGCCCTGACTATGGCCTGTACGGCACCGAAGGCCCGGTCGAGATCGTCATTGACGATCACGTAGTCATAGGTCCGCCACTGCTCGATCTCAGTCGCCGCATTTCGCAAGCGTTTGCTGATCGTATCCTCGTCATCCTCCGCGCGGCGGTGCAGCCGCGTCTTCAGCTCCGCCATCGACGGCGGCAGCACGAATATCGAGACGACGTCGGCGCGCATCTTGTCGACCAACTGGTGGGCGCCCTGCCAGTCGATGTCGAACAATATGTCCCGGCCCTCGGCCATCGCCCGTTCCACCGGCTCGCGGGGCGAACCATAGTAGTTGCCGTGCA
This portion of the Oricola thermophila genome encodes:
- the rsmA gene encoding 16S rRNA (adenine(1518)-N(6)/adenine(1519)-N(6))-dimethyltransferase RsmA → MTETDSDKLAVDGLPPLRAVVERHGLATKKALGQNFLLDLNLTGRIARAAGSMEKHTVIEVGPGPGGLTRALLMHGAHKVVVIERDDRCLPALEEIAAHYPGRIEIIQGDALKTDFTALANKGPVKIVANLPYNVGTQLLVGWLEAEPWPPYFESLTLMFQREVAERIVAAAGDSAYGRLGVLAGWRTRAEIRFDVPPQAFWPPPKVTSSVVHLVPRSDPLPADGKRLSLVTQHAFGQRRKMLRQSLKPLGGQTLLDAAGIDGTRRAETLSIEEFCRLANTRV
- the pdxA gene encoding 4-hydroxythreonine-4-phosphate dehydrogenase PdxA: MTAAAPRPLAATTGDPAGIGPDVILTSWLRRRETGLPAFYVLGDPDQMKTRAGLLDLDVPVAVCSPGEAVALYPDALPVVPLRNRLAHPAGVPDRINAPGIVESIDRAVADVIAGRAAGVVTAPIAKKPLYEAGFGYPGHTEYLAALAEQHFGRRTMPVMMLAGPKLRAVPVTIHIPLRAVFDTLTTDLIVETCRIVAGDLEHRFGIAEPRLALAGLNPHAGEGGALGREDEDIVQPAVEALRAEGIAARGPLPADTMFHDRARETYDAAICMYHDQALIPAKALGFDDSVNVTLGLPFIRTSPDHGTAFEIAGSGKALPDSFMAALRMAAIMAEHESRTKTA
- the gmk gene encoding guanylate kinase, whose protein sequence is MTDKHSSELPSDRIQRRGLMLVLSSPSGAGKSTIARNLLETDSGLELSVSVTTRQRRPSEIDGVHYHFLSKRDFERLRDGDDLLEWAEVHGNYYGSPREPVERAMAEGRDILFDIDWQGAHQLVDKMRADVVSIFVLPPSMAELKTRLHRRAEDDEDTISKRLRNAATEIEQWRTYDYVIVNDDLDRAFGAVQAIVRAERLRRDRRPGLFEFVDGLLREEI